In one Nicotiana tomentosiformis chromosome 6, ASM39032v3, whole genome shotgun sequence genomic region, the following are encoded:
- the LOC104110922 gene encoding cytochrome P450 CYP72A219-like, giving the protein MNSTFIIWHEMGNAHNSKIAAICLIIFLVYKAWELLKWIWIKPKKLESCLRKQGLKGNSYRLFYGDMKELSKSLKEINSKPIINLSNEVAPRIIPYYLEIIQKYGKRCFVWQGPTPAILITEPELIKEIFGKNYVFQKPNNPNPLTKLLARGVVSYEEEKWAKHRKILNPAFHMEKLKHMLPAFYLSCSEMLNKWEEIIPVKESNELDIWPHLQRMTSDVISRAAFGSSYEEGRRIFELQEEQAEYLTKTFNSVYIPGSRFFPNKMNKRMKECEKEVRETITRLIDNRLKAKEEGNGKALNDDLLGILLESNSIEIEEHGNKKFGMSIPEVIEECKLFYFAGQETTSVLLVWTLILLGRNPEWQERAREEVFQAFGSDKPTFDELYRLKIVTMILYESLRLYPPIATRTRRTNEETKLGELDLPKGALLFIPTILLHLDKEIWGEDADEFNPERFSEGVAKATKGKMTYFPFGAGPRKCIGQNFAILEAKMAIAMILQRFSFELSPSYTHSPYTVVTLKPKYGAPLIMHRL; this is encoded by the exons ATGAATTCTACTTTCATCATATGGCATGAAATGGGAAATGCTCACAACAGCAAAATTGCAGCAATCTGTTTGATAATTTTCTTGGTATATAAAGCATGGGAATTGTTGAAGTGGATATGGATTAAGCCAAAGAAACTGGAGAGTTGCCTCAGAAAACAGGGACTCAAAGGAAATTCCTACAGGCTATTCTATGGAGATATGAAAGAATTGTCCAAAAGTCTCAAGGAAATCAATTCAAAGCCCATCATCAATCTATCAAATGAAGTAGCCCCAAGAATCATTCCTTATTATcttgaaatcatccaaaaatatG GTAAAAGATGTTTTGTTTGGCAAGGACCAACCCCCGCAATATTAATAACAGAGCCAGAATTAATAAAGGAGATATTTGGTAAGAACTATGTTTTTCAGAAGCCTAATAATCCCAACCCACTGACCAAGTTATTGGCTCGAGGTGTTGTAAGCTACGAGGAAGAAAAATGGGCAAAACACAGAAAGATCTTAAATCCTGCCTTTCATATGGAGAAGTTGAAG CATATGCTACCAGCATTTTACTTGAGCTGTAGTGAGATGCTGAACAAATGGGAGGAGATTATCCCAGTAAAAGAATCAAATGAGTTGGACATTTGGCCTCATCTTCAAAGAATGACAAGTGATGTGATTTCTCGTGCTGCCTTTGGTAGTAGCTACGAAGAAGGAAGAAGAATATTTGAACTTCAAGAAGAACAAGCTGAGTATCTAACGAAGACATTCAATTCAGTTTATATCCCAGGTTCCAG ATTTTTTCCCAATAAAATGAACAAAAGAATGAAAGAATGTGAAAAGGAAGTACGAGAAACAATTACGCGTCTAATTGACAACAGATTAAAGGCAAAAGAAGAAGGCAATGGCAAGGCCCTCAATGATGACCTATTGGGTATATTATTAGAGTCAAATTCTATAGAAATTGAAGAACATGGTAACAAGAAGTTTGGAATGAGTATACCTGAAGTAATTGAAGAGTGCAAATTATTCTATTTTGCTGGCCAAGAGACTACATCAGTATTGCTTGTGTGGACACTGATTTTGTTAGGGAGAAATCCAGAATGGCAGGAACGTGCTAGAGAGGAAGTTTTTCAAGCCTTTGGAAGTGATAAACCAACTTTTGACGAATTATATCGCTTGAAAATT GTGACAATGATTTTGTACGAGTCTTTAAGGTTATATCCACCAATAGCAACTCGTACTCGAAGGACTAATGAAGAAACAAAATTAGGGGAACTAGATTTACCAAAGGGTGCACTGCTCTTTATACCAACAATCTTATTACATCTTGACAAGGAAATTTGGGGTGAAGATGCAGATGAGTTCAATCCGGAGAGATTTAGCGAAGGGGTGGCAAAGGCAACAAAGGGGAAAATGACATATTTTCCATTTGGTGCAGGACCGCGAAAATGCATTGGGCAAAACTTCGCGATTTTGGAAGCAAAAATGGCTATAGCTATGATTCTACAACGCTTCTCCTTCGAGCTCTCTCCATCTTATACACACTCTCCATACACTGTGGTCACTTTGAAACCCAAATATGGTGCTCCCCTAATAATGCACAGGCTGTAG